The Methanophagales archaeon genome includes the window GTGGCTACTATACCCTATGCCAGGGTGGTCAAGGTTCTTGCTACTATAATCAAGTAGGGAGAGTAGATTTATTGGTATAGATATTCGATATGAAATAGTGCTTATTTAAAGTTGTGTGCTTTATACCAAAATATGCGGAATATAGGGTTGAAGATTTCTTTCGATTCATTCTCACTATGTATTACTGTTGTGTGAAGGAACGGTATTAAACCGGCTAATTACATTATAGCAAAATAGATTATTCCTTACCGCTAAGAGTTATTTAATACCAGCTATTATTGGTTAATGGTGATAAGATAAAGATGATAAAGGAGGAGTTACCACCCGGGGAAGTGCCGCCGGAGGAGATCCAGGAGACGAATATGATGGTTTGCGCGGCTTTCTCCGACATGTTCAAGCCGGTGATCGGTCCCTTTGGGTCAAAGATATTGATAACCCAGGGAGCAACGAAGGTAGAAGCTGCAGACCTTATATCGAGTAATGCTTACAGCCTGATAAAGGAACTGAAGTACATGCATCCAACCGCGGATATATTGATTACTGCGGGGCTGACGCAGGGTGAACGGGTGGGGGATGGTATAGCCACAGTGATGATTCTGATAGGGGAGCTGGTGAGGAAAGGATACGAGTTAAGGAAAGCAGGGGTGCATCAAAATATCGTGGTGGACGGCTATGAGCGTGCACTAGGATTTGTAAAAGAGATATTGAAGGAGATGGCAACTACGGTGGATGTAAGAGATGAGGGTAGCATTGAAATCTGGCGGCAGGTAGCGAAGACAGCACTTAAGAAGGGTGAGTTTTGTGATGAGGATATACTGGCAGATGTGGTGGTGCAGAGCATCAGGCGGTTGAGCAATAGCAAGGGTGAGGGTGCGAGCGAGAGCGAGCGGATAGATGTGGATGATATTGCAATAGAGGCAAAGAGCGGTGGCAAAGTAAATGAGACGCGGTTCTTTGAGGGAGTGGTTGTGGATCGTGAAGTACTGGATGCCCTACCGACAGAGGTGAGTGATGCGAAGATAGCGCTCCTTGACTTCCCGATTGAGTACCGGGAGCCGAAGATAAAGGGCAGGAAAGAGTTACCCACGGGTATGCCTGCGCGAGAGCGAAGTAAAGCCGGAGAGACATTAGGAGCACTCGATTTCCATGTGAAGATCTCAAAGCCATCACATTTCCGTGAGTTCCATGAGACAAGAGCGCGGCTCTTTGATGAGCTTGTGGACCCAATAGTGAGGTGTGGTGCAAACGTGATCTGCTGCCGGTGGGGTGTGGACGATGATGCACTGCCAAAGTTCCGTAACGCAGGGATAATGGTGATAAAGCGTGTAAAATTAACGGATCTTGAGCGCCTTGAACGCGCTACGGGTGCCAAGATAGTGAAGGATGTGAGTGACTTAAGTCCAGACAAGTTTGGGTATGCAGGTCGAGTGTTGCAACGTGAGATAGGAGGGGACAAATACGTATTCTTTGAGAATTGTCCGCGCAAAGAGTCTGCAACGATTGTTATAAGGGGTACCTCACTCAGGGTTCTGGAGAGCCTGGTGGGCGAGCTAAAAAGCGCTTTACATGCAGTTGCACAATTATTTGAGGATAATCGCGTGGTACCGGGCGGAGCAGCGGTGGAAGTTGAATCTGCGTATCGGCTGAGGAAGTTTGCACGTGGGATACCGAGCAAGGAGCAATTAGCAGTGGATGCGTTCGCAGATGCTCTGGAGACGATACCGAGAGCGATAGCGAAGAACTGCGGCATGGACCAGATAGACACACTAACGAAGCTCAGAGCGGAGCATTTCAGAGGTAATATGAATGCAGGTATCTCTGGTCGTGATAAGAGCATAAGAGATATGTTCCAGGTGGGGATAATAGAGCCGCTCAGTGTAAAACTACAGGCTTTTATATCCGCAACGGAGGCAGCAACGGGGATGATGAAGATAGACGACCTGCATATAGCGAAGAGCGCGGCGGAGAAGGAAGCGGAAGATATAGAAGCCCGGATAGCGGGTAGGACGAAGGATATAATAGAGGCAGAGCGGAAACCGCCCGATTTCAAGTTCAAAGGTGGGAGATTGAGATATCCGGGAACCAGAGAAGAGCCATTGAAGTCAGTATACAGGAAAGGAGAACCAAGATGGAAACCAAGATAATCTAGATGAATTAGATGAGATGGTGAACCTGGATATAGCGCGTATTTTTGATGAGATTGCCTCCATACTGGAGATTAAAGGTGAGAATCCGTTCCGCATACGGGCATACAGGCGAGCAGCTCGTACAATAGAGACGTTAACGCAGGACCTAAAGGTTATTGCGGAACGTGGTGGTGTGAGCGAATTAAAGAAGATACCGGGTATTGGTGAGGGGATAGCGAAAAAGATAGTGGAGATCGCACAGACCGGGGATTGCAAGAAGCATAGAGAGTTGAAGCAAGAGGTGCCAGCCGGTCTGCTTGAACTCTTGGAAATTCCTGGTGTGGGTCCAAAGACGATAGCGAAGATGCATGAAGAGCTTGGGATAACGAGCATAGAGGAGCTGGAAGCAGCAGCAAAGGCGCATAAGCTCGGTGTGATACCCGGACTGGGTCACAAAGTGGAAGAGAATATACTTAAGGGTATAGCACAGTATCGCCGTTATAAAGGTCGTGTATTATTGTCAAAGGCGCTTCCATACGCAGAATCGATAGTGAACGAGTTGAAGAAGCTGGATGCGGTGGAGCGAATTACAATTGCTGGCAGTTTACGGAGAATGCGTGAGACAATAGGCGATATAGACATATTGGTGGTCTCGAAGCGTCCGTCGGAGGTAATGGATGCGTTTACCAGCCTGGAGGGTGTAGAGGATGTGATAGCAAAAGGAGATACGAAGTCATCAATTGTGCTGAAGGGTATGGATGTGGACCTGCGAGTGGTAGAAGCGGCATCTTTTGGCGCCGCTGTTCATTATTTCACGGGTTCCAAGCACCATAATATAAGAATACGAGAGCTTGGTGTGAAGCAGGGTTTAAAGATAAACGAATACGGTATTTTTCGTGGTGAAGAGCGGATAGGCGGTGAGAATGAGGAGGATGTATTCAGGAGTGTTGGGCTTGCATATATACCGCCTGAGTTGAGGGAAGACCGGGGTGAAGTGGAAGCGGCAAAGGAGAATCGGATACCGAAGTTGATAGAACTCAGCGATTTGAGGGGCGATTTGCATGTGCATACCAAATGGAGTGACGGAAAGAACAGTATAGAGGAGATGGCGAAGACTGCTATTGCGCTTGGTTATGAGTATATCGCTGTGGCTGACCACTCTCCTGCGGTTGGCATTGCAGGTGGTATGAATGAGGAGAAATTAAAGAGGCGGCAGCAGGAGATAGAACGAGTGAATGCGAAGTTTGAGAATTTCAGGGTTCTGTCTTCCGTGGAAGTGGATATAAAGTCGGATTTTTCACTTGATTTCTCTGATGATGTATTGAAGGAGCTGGATGTGGTCGTTGCTGCGGTACATTCGAAGTTCACACAGGATAAGGAGACAATGACAAAGAGGATAATAGCGGCAATGGAGAATCCGCATGTGGATATAATTGCACATCCAACGGGGCGTGTACTGGGTAAAAGGGAGCCATACGAGGTGGATATGGAACGATTGATGGAAGTGGCACGTGATACAGGTACGGTCATGGAGTTAAATTCCTTCCCGGACAGGTTAGATTTGAAGGATGTCCATTGCAGGATGGCGAAGGATTACGGTGTTCACATAACGATTTCAACAGATGCCCATGACGCGATGCAGATGCGGGATGTGATAAAGTATGGTGTGGCGACCGCCCGGCGTGGCTGGCTGGAGGCAAAGGATGTGGTGAATACAAGAGGGTTAGAGGAGATGATGAAGATGCTAAAGTACTAGTACAAAGATAAAGGATAAATATTGTAAGAGAATCCTTTGTTAAGCGAGTTTTACACGATTTTTATAGTACATAAAGTTTTTATTACATATTTACATTTCATACAGAGAGAGCGGGAAGTTACCATAAATAGATACCGAACGATATCTTTTTATGTAAAGCCTCTCCTTATCTTATTGTCACCACATCATGAAAGTGGAGGAGAGGATATTCAACAAGATTATCGCAGCCATTCAGGATATAGGGGACATTGGTGCCACTATGGATGAGATATCCAGGCGAGTACCTCTCGAACGCCATACGCTCTCCAAATACCTAAATCAGTTGCGTGCCGACGGGCGCATCTCATACAAGCAGATAGGGCGAGCGAAGGTATGGTTCGTGAGTAAAGCACCTTTGCAGCACATCTTCCGCCTCAGTGAGGATGAGAAGACATATACTGAGAAGATATTCTCTCGCATACTCTCTGATATGCCTGAGGGCATTATGATTCTCGACTTCGATTACAATATCCTCTTTATGAACGATTATTTAGTCGCACTCTACGGCAATTGCATCGGTGATAAATTCCACTACGCTTTATTTGGCTCCTATGATGATAATGACACCAGTGGGATCAGGGAACTCATAGAGGGTAAAGAAGAAGAGGTTGAAACACGGGTAGAGGATAAACAAGGGAGAATCCTGGATATAAAAGCGCGGCCGGTGGAGAATCCCGATGGTTCATTCTCCATCATTGCAATCATCCGCGATGTCACCGATAGAGTAAGGAACGAGGAACGGATAAAAACTCTCTCTGAACTGTATCGTCTACTCGGAGAATCGGTTAACAGGTCTTATACAATTGACCAGTTGTGCTCCACGATACTGAAGAATCAGCAGGATGTCATTGGCTTCGATATGGGCGATATATTGATTTATGACCCCTTTGAGGAGGCATTATCCAGTTACTCCACCCGCAGGGGTGCTGATGAAGCGGAAGATTGCAAGAGAATGATAGCAAGAGAAGCAATCCAGCGAAAAGAGCCCTTTACGTTCTCCTGCTGTCCCGATCTGAACGCGAATAGCAATACGGATACGGATACGGATGAACTTACAGAGACCTTGACTCGCATGGCTGAGGAATATAATCTCCAGGAGCTCCACGCAATCCCCCTGAAGACGAAAGGCGAGATTCATGGTGCACTCCTTATCTTCACCAGGCAGGGTAGAACGCTCTCTGATGCCGATAGAAGTTTGCTTGAGGGCGTTTCAGAATCAATCGCGGGTGGCATTGCGAAGATAAAAGCTGAAGAGAAATGGCGACTCAAGGCGAGTGTCATCGAAATTTCTTCGCATCCCATATTCATGACCAGCCCAGAGGGAAAATTCACGTATGTGAATTCAGCATTCTTAAAGGTCTGGGGCTATGCTGAAGACAGGGAGGTTCTGGGGCGTTCATGGTCTGATTTCTGGGCTCGCGAGGATATCCTTGCTCTGGTACGGGAGCGAGGAAGTTGGCGTGGCTCGCTTATAGCAAAGAGGCGAGATAAGTCAGAATTCACGACCTCTCTGTTCGCTTCCCTTATCATAGGTAAAAAAGGTCCTTTACAACTGGTTGGCATCGCCAACCCGAAGATAAAATGACCACGCATACAGTTATGGTTGTGGACGATGAACCGGATGTCCTCCTATCGGTGAATCAAATCTTAGACGCGAACAATTATAGGACGATAACAGCGAGGGATGGCTATGAATGCCTTGCGAAGCTCAAAGAAGAGGTACCGGATGTGCTCCTTCTTGATATCATGATGCCTGGCTTGACGACAAAGGAACTGTTGGACATGGTAGAGAAGGATAACAGGTTGGCAGGTATGAAGATCATCTTCCTTACCGCGGTTCATTCACTGGAAGCTGAAGAGATTGGATTACTCAACTCGAAACATGTGGTAGATTTAATAGAAAAGCCATTCTCTGTGCGTAGAATGCTCGAAGCTATTGAAAAGGCGATTAAATTAGAGTGATTGGAAAAGCTGCGAAATATCCGATTTTTTGCTGCCTCCTCTTCTATTGCTATGATACAACAGAGCAAAAGGAGCTGTCAGGGTGATGGGGTATGTATGGGAAATGGGCAATGGGAAAAGTGAGATTGATATTCATCGTGGAAGATGATCCTGAGATGTGCATTACGCTGGAGAATATCCTATCAGAAGAAGGATACACGGTGAAGACTGCATGTAGCGGGGGAGAGGCATTGAGACTTGCCCGCAAAGAGGAGTACCCTGTTTGTCTGCTCGACCTGGAACTCCCGGACATCAGCGGAATCGAGGTCCTGAAGCACCTTAAGGCTTTTAACCCCGATATGTGCGTGATTGTAATTACTGCATACGAATCGAAAGAAAAGGCGATCGAGGCTTTGGAAGCAGGTGCATACTATTATATGTATATGCACAACGAGAAAACCGTAAACAGGGCTGAGTTGCTTGTCACCGTAAAAAGAGCTTATGATACTTATCAACTGCTGGAGGATAAGAAGCGAGTAGAGGATGAGTTACGGTGGAGTGAGGAAAAGTATCGCTCACTCGTGCAGTCCACCGGGGATTCTGTCTGCCTCGTAGACAGGAATTGCAAGTATCTATTCATGAATGAGCAGCATCTATCACGATTGGGGCTCTCGAAGGAGCAATATCTGGGTCGCCCATATCAGGCTTTTCACACATCCAAAGAGTCTCGATGGTTCGCAGAGAAAGTGAAACACGTCTTTGATACCGGCACCACAATACAGCATGAATACAGGGATGAGAATGGTAGATGCTTCTTAAAGAACATGAGTCCGGTTAGAGACCCTGAAACCGGGATGGTAACTGCTGTAACGGTGGTATCAAAGGACATCACAGATTTGAAAAGCACGGAACGTGAACTGATGGCAACCAGGGATTATCTGAATAACATAATAGACAGTTCTGCGGATACAATCACCGTTGTGGACAAGGAGGGGATAGTGAGGGACTGGAATAAAGGTGCAGAGGGCGTCATGGGCTATCGTGCAGAAGAGGTGATAGGGAAGCCGAACAAAAAATTCTTCCTCGACCCTGAGGATGCAGAACGAATAATGGAGCAGGTACAGCGTGAGGGGGTAATCAGGAATTATCGAACAGTAGTGCTGAGGAAAGATGGCAAACAAATCCATGTCAGCATGTCTGCTTCACTGCTGCGGGACAAGAACGGTGTGCCGATCGGTACTGTTCGAGTGAGCAGGGATATAACAAAGGAGGTAGAATTGGAGAGGCGGGTGAAGGAGGAACGAGACAACCTGAATTTGATATTTGAGAGCATGGTGGACGGTGTGTATGCGATATCGCGGACTTATGAAGTGGAATTTATGAATAAAGTCCTGCGTGATGAATTTGGCGACTGCGTGGGTGATATCTGCTATCGTGTCTTTCATAACAGGGATGAACCCTGCCCGCTGTGCAAACTCCAGGTAGTTATGGAGAAGGGTCAGACAGTGAGGTGGGAATGGCACTCGAGCAGGATGAATAAGATATACGACCTGATTGAGACGCCTTTAAAGAATATAGATGGCAGTATATCGAAATTAACAATCTTCCGGGATATAACAGCGCGAAAGAAAGCGGAAGAAGAGATACGGAAATTGAACCGTGAACTGGAGTTGAAAGTGGTGGACCTGCAGGAAGTGACAAGGATAAAGACCGAATTCCTATCCATCACCTCTCACGAATTGAGAACCCCGCTTACGCCGATGAAAGCACAACTGCAAATGCTACGTGAAGGTTATAAAGGCAGACTGAACCAGCGGCAGAAAGAAAGCATAGAGCTGATACTGCGGAATTTAGCCAGATTGGATAGGTTGATTAACGACATCCTTGATATCTCCAGAATAGAAATGGGACGAATAAAGATGGCTTTTCAGGTAATGGACCTGAATGATGCGGTAAAAGAGGCGATAAAGATGCAGGAACCTTTCATCAGGCAGAAAGGAATCAAATTAAGGGTACAACTGGCAGAACTGCCTCTCATCATCGGCGATAACGAAAGATTGAGACAGGTAATGAGCAATTTAATAAATAACGCAATAAAATTCTCACCTGATGGATCTGAAGTGATCATCGAGACCTCCACAACCCTTGAAGGCGAGAATGTTCTTTTCAGTGTAACCGATTTTGGGATTGGGATTTCAGAAGAGGGCAAGAAGAAGTTGTTTCAGCCATTCTCCCAAATTGATGCCTCTATGAGCAGGGAAAAGGGTGGTACCGGCCTGGGACTGGCAATTGCAAAAGGCATCATACGGGCACATAACGGGAAGATATGGGTGGAGAGTGCGCAGGGTAAGGGTTCAAGCTTCTATTTTTCTATACCGATAAGACAGAAGGTCAGAGAGAAAGAAGTACCATATATCTGTGATTCTAACTGATAATGATTATTATTTATCTCCTATAATCTCCTCCAATACTGCAATCACTCGCGACAGTTCATCCTTACTTATCACAAGTGGCGGTACAAGTCTTATCACCCTATCCGAAGTGCAATTTATCAATACCCCGCGATTCAGTGCGTTATCTACAATATCTGCACATGCTTCTTGCAGTTCTATCCCTATCATCAGTCCTCTCCCTCTCAGCTCCTTCACCACCGGTCTGGAATCCAACCCATCTTCGTGTACACGATTCATGAAATAAGCACCAAGCTCTTCTGACCGCTCCACCAGCCTCTCCGATTCTATCACACTGATAGATGCCAGTGCAGCACTACAAGCCAGTGGATTACCGCCAAACGTAGATGCATGCTCACCAGCTCCAAATTCTATACCCGCCTTCGCAAGCATTGCCCCTATCGGGAAACCAGCGCCCAGCGCCTTTGCAATCGTCATTATATCAGGCTCCACAGCTTCATAATCCTTGCAGAACCATCTCCCTGTACGCCCAAAACCCGTCTGTATCTCATCCAGAATCAGTAACACACCCTTATCTGTGCAGATATCCCTAACCTGCGTTAGATACCCCTCTGAGGGCACTATCACACCAGTTTCGCCCTGAATGGGCTCCAGAATGACCGCAGCGGTATCATCATCTATCGCAGTCCTTATCGCCTCAGCGTCATTATATCTGACAAATTTCACACTCTTCAGTAGTAATTGCTCAAATGCACTCCTGAACTTATGCCCTGATGTTACACTCAGTGCTCCGATGGTCCTGCCATGAAAACCACCTTCCGCAGCTATAAAACCGCTCTTACCGGTCGTCTTAGCTGCGAGCTTCAATGCTGCCTCCACACTCTCCGCACCAGAATTGCAGAAGAAGACCTTATCCATGCCCGTTAGCTGTACTAACTTCTCCGCAAGTTCCACCTGCGGCTCCGTGTAGTAAAGGTTAGAAACATGCATGAGTCTATCCACCTGCTCTTTTAGCGCTTCCACAACCGCGGGATGGCAATAACCAACTGCGTTCACCGCTATACCACCAACGCAATCTATATACTCATTACCAAGGAGGTCCTTTAATCTCGCACCTTTACCCTCGCTTATCACCATGCGCGGTCTCCGATAAGTCTGCATGATGTATCTCTTCTCTTTATCAAAGACCGC containing:
- a CDS encoding TCP-1/cpn60 chaperonin family protein; the encoded protein is MIKEELPPGEVPPEEIQETNMMVCAAFSDMFKPVIGPFGSKILITQGATKVEAADLISSNAYSLIKELKYMHPTADILITAGLTQGERVGDGIATVMILIGELVRKGYELRKAGVHQNIVVDGYERALGFVKEILKEMATTVDVRDEGSIEIWRQVAKTALKKGEFCDEDILADVVVQSIRRLSNSKGEGASESERIDVDDIAIEAKSGGKVNETRFFEGVVVDREVLDALPTEVSDAKIALLDFPIEYREPKIKGRKELPTGMPARERSKAGETLGALDFHVKISKPSHFREFHETRARLFDELVDPIVRCGANVICCRWGVDDDALPKFRNAGIMVIKRVKLTDLERLERATGAKIVKDVSDLSPDKFGYAGRVLQREIGGDKYVFFENCPRKESATIVIRGTSLRVLESLVGELKSALHAVAQLFEDNRVVPGGAAVEVESAYRLRKFARGIPSKEQLAVDAFADALETIPRAIAKNCGMDQIDTLTKLRAEHFRGNMNAGISGRDKSIRDMFQVGIIEPLSVKLQAFISATEAATGMMKIDDLHIAKSAAEKEAEDIEARIAGRTKDIIEAERKPPDFKFKGGRLRYPGTREEPLKSVYRKGEPRWKPR
- the polX gene encoding DNA polymerase/3'-5' exonuclease PolX, whose protein sequence is MVNLDIARIFDEIASILEIKGENPFRIRAYRRAARTIETLTQDLKVIAERGGVSELKKIPGIGEGIAKKIVEIAQTGDCKKHRELKQEVPAGLLELLEIPGVGPKTIAKMHEELGITSIEELEAAAKAHKLGVIPGLGHKVEENILKGIAQYRRYKGRVLLSKALPYAESIVNELKKLDAVERITIAGSLRRMRETIGDIDILVVSKRPSEVMDAFTSLEGVEDVIAKGDTKSSIVLKGMDVDLRVVEAASFGAAVHYFTGSKHHNIRIRELGVKQGLKINEYGIFRGEERIGGENEEDVFRSVGLAYIPPELREDRGEVEAAKENRIPKLIELSDLRGDLHVHTKWSDGKNSIEEMAKTAIALGYEYIAVADHSPAVGIAGGMNEEKLKRRQQEIERVNAKFENFRVLSSVEVDIKSDFSLDFSDDVLKELDVVVAAVHSKFTQDKETMTKRIIAAMENPHVDIIAHPTGRVLGKREPYEVDMERLMEVARDTGTVMELNSFPDRLDLKDVHCRMAKDYGVHITISTDAHDAMQMRDVIKYGVATARRGWLEAKDVVNTRGLEEMMKMLKY
- a CDS encoding PAS domain S-box protein is translated as MKVEERIFNKIIAAIQDIGDIGATMDEISRRVPLERHTLSKYLNQLRADGRISYKQIGRAKVWFVSKAPLQHIFRLSEDEKTYTEKIFSRILSDMPEGIMILDFDYNILFMNDYLVALYGNCIGDKFHYALFGSYDDNDTSGIRELIEGKEEEVETRVEDKQGRILDIKARPVENPDGSFSIIAIIRDVTDRVRNEERIKTLSELYRLLGESVNRSYTIDQLCSTILKNQQDVIGFDMGDILIYDPFEEALSSYSTRRGADEAEDCKRMIAREAIQRKEPFTFSCCPDLNANSNTDTDTDELTETLTRMAEEYNLQELHAIPLKTKGEIHGALLIFTRQGRTLSDADRSLLEGVSESIAGGIAKIKAEEKWRLKASVIEISSHPIFMTSPEGKFTYVNSAFLKVWGYAEDREVLGRSWSDFWAREDILALVRERGSWRGSLIAKRRDKSEFTTSLFASLIIGKKGPLQLVGIANPKIK
- a CDS encoding response regulator, with product MTTHTVMVVDDEPDVLLSVNQILDANNYRTITARDGYECLAKLKEEVPDVLLLDIMMPGLTTKELLDMVEKDNRLAGMKIIFLTAVHSLEAEEIGLLNSKHVVDLIEKPFSVRRMLEAIEKAIKLE
- a CDS encoding PAS domain S-box protein; translation: MYGKWAMGKVRLIFIVEDDPEMCITLENILSEEGYTVKTACSGGEALRLARKEEYPVCLLDLELPDISGIEVLKHLKAFNPDMCVIVITAYESKEKAIEALEAGAYYYMYMHNEKTVNRAELLVTVKRAYDTYQLLEDKKRVEDELRWSEEKYRSLVQSTGDSVCLVDRNCKYLFMNEQHLSRLGLSKEQYLGRPYQAFHTSKESRWFAEKVKHVFDTGTTIQHEYRDENGRCFLKNMSPVRDPETGMVTAVTVVSKDITDLKSTERELMATRDYLNNIIDSSADTITVVDKEGIVRDWNKGAEGVMGYRAEEVIGKPNKKFFLDPEDAERIMEQVQREGVIRNYRTVVLRKDGKQIHVSMSASLLRDKNGVPIGTVRVSRDITKEVELERRVKEERDNLNLIFESMVDGVYAISRTYEVEFMNKVLRDEFGDCVGDICYRVFHNRDEPCPLCKLQVVMEKGQTVRWEWHSSRMNKIYDLIETPLKNIDGSISKLTIFRDITARKKAEEEIRKLNRELELKVVDLQEVTRIKTEFLSITSHELRTPLTPMKAQLQMLREGYKGRLNQRQKESIELILRNLARLDRLINDILDISRIEMGRIKMAFQVMDLNDAVKEAIKMQEPFIRQKGIKLRVQLAELPLIIGDNERLRQVMSNLINNAIKFSPDGSEVIIETSTTLEGENVLFSVTDFGIGISEEGKKKLFQPFSQIDASMSREKGGTGLGLAIAKGIIRAHNGKIWVESAQGKGSSFYFSIPIRQKVREKEVPYICDSN
- a CDS encoding acetylornithine transaminase, with translation MYTSEEQEVEAVFDKEKRYIMQTYRRPRMVISEGKGARLKDLLGNEYIDCVGGIAVNAVGYCHPAVVEALKEQVDRLMHVSNLYYTEPQVELAEKLVQLTGMDKVFFCNSGAESVEAALKLAAKTTGKSGFIAAEGGFHGRTIGALSVTSGHKFRSAFEQLLLKSVKFVRYNDAEAIRTAIDDDTAAVILEPIQGETGVIVPSEGYLTQVRDICTDKGVLLILDEIQTGFGRTGRWFCKDYEAVEPDIMTIAKALGAGFPIGAMLAKAGIEFGAGEHASTFGGNPLACSAALASISVIESERLVERSEELGAYFMNRVHEDGLDSRPVVKELRGRGLMIGIELQEACADIVDNALNRGVLINCTSDRVIRLVPPLVISKDELSRVIAVLEEIIGDK